GGCCCTGGCCCGGCAGATGATGTGGCGCAACAGCGCCGCCCCGCACCCGGTGGAGGCGCACCGGGTGGACTCCCTCGCGATGTTCTACACGAGCCTCGGGGACGGCAAGGAGGGCGTGGCGGCCTTCCGCGAGAAGCGCACCGCGGAGTTCACCTCCCGGGCGTCGCAGCTGCCGTTCCGGCCCTGGGAGGACTGATCGGCCGACCGGTCCGGGTCAGCGGTGCAGGTGCCGGACGACCACGACCGGCTTCGAACGGTTGCCGGCCCGGTCCCGGGCGTAGCCGCGCAGCTCGAGGTCGCCGGGCCGCAGCCCGGCGAGACCGGCCACGAACCGGCCCCCGGCGTCCGGCCGCACCCAGACCGGCTGGGCCTGCTTGCGGGCCGCGGCGCGCCCCTGGCCGGTGAAGACCCAGCTCCGCTGCTCCGCGCGGTAGGCGAACCAGCCCCGGTGGCGGTGCTGGAACGCCTTGACGCGGACCCAGGCCACCCCGGAGACGCCCGCGTCGCGGGCCCGGCCGCTGACCACGCGCCAGTCACTCACCGTGGCGGAGCTGGGCTCGCGGACGCCGAGCCGCGGGGCGTAGTCGTCGGTGACCCGCATGTTGCCGAGCGAGATCACCGTGGCGTTCCCCGCCTCGTCGGTCAGCCGGACCGACAGCGGGAAGAGGCCCACCGCGGTGTAGCCGTGGGCGATCGACCCACCGGAGGCCCACGGCTCGAAGCCGCCGCCCTCACCCCAGTCGACCTCGCGACGGATCGCCGCGACCGCCGAGACGTCGTCCGACAGCCGGGTCTGGACGACCTCGACGACGAACGGGCCCGGGTCCTCGCTGCTGTCGGCGGAGATCAGCGCGTAGTCCCCGGTGGGCGCTGCGACGTCGCCGGGCTGGTCGGCGGCGGCCGGCCCGACCTGGACGGCACAGAGCGCGATCGTGGACGCGGCGGCCCCGACCAGCACTCGGGTGCGCGCTCGCCGGGTCAGGTTGCGGTGCATGTTCATGTGGTCCCCCCACTGGTCTGCCCCTCGTGCCGGATCAGCGTAGTGCCTGCTTCGCATATCGGACATAGTCCGACACGACCGGTGGACAACCGCTCGTCTGCGGGCGGTCGTCCCGCTCAGCGCGGCGACCAGCTCGCCTCGGTGCGGTCCGCGAGGTCCTGGACGACGGAGGTCAAGGACCCGGACGACTCCAGCACCGACCGCCGGCGCACGGCGCCGTTGCCTCGGGCGAGCATCTGCTCGAACAGCTGCCGCGCGGTCCGCTCGTCCCCTGCCTCCTCGAGCGCGTCGCCGACGTGCTCCAGGAGCGCGTCCACCGCGGCCCGGGTCGGCGCCAGCGCGAGCTCGACCGGGTGCACGAGCGGACCCGGGGTGCCGTAGCGCCCGGCCCGCCAGTGAGCCGCCTTGAGCAGGTCGGCCCGCCACGACCCGGCCAGCCCGTCCGGCGTGCCCGCCCGCCAGTCCTCCGCCGCGGTGGTCACCAGCGCCCGCGCCAGCAGCGCCACCAGCACGGCGTCGTCGACCTCGGTGCACACGTCGGCGACCCGGACCTCGACCGTGGGGTAGCTCTCGGCGACCCGGACGTCGAAGTAGAGCATCCCGGTGTCCAGTCCCGCGCCCCAGGCGACGAGCCGGTCGGCCGTCTCCCGGTACGTCGCCGCGCCGCCGTACGGCTGCGACGGCCCGCCGGTCGGCCAACGGGTCCAGATCTGCGAGCGCCAGCTGGCGTGACCGGTGTCCTGCCCCCGCCAGAACGGGGAGTTCGCGCTGAGCGCCAGGAGCACCGGCAGCCAGGGCCGGACCCGGTCCACGACGGCAACCGCCTCCTCGTCGTCGGTCACGTCGACGTGCATGTGCATGGCGCAGGCGAGGGCCTGTCCGGCGAGCTCTCCGTACTCGTCCTTGATCCGCTCGTAGCGCGGCTTCGGGGTGACGTGCTCATCCGGGTCGACGAGCACCGGCACGCCCATCGCCACCGCTCGCGCGCCGGCCACCTCCGCCGCCTGCCCCACCGCACGGCGGCCGGCGACGATCCCGGCGTAGAGCTCCTCGGCGCTCGCAGCCGGCGGTGTCGCGGTCTCGATCTGCTGCAGGAACAGCTCCTGCTCGACCTCGGGGCCGTCATGGTGGCGCACCGCCCGATGCGCGACGGCGGTCAGCCGGTGGGTGTCGGGGTCGACGAGGAGCATCTCCTCCTCGACACCGATCTTGCGGACGCTCATGGGCGCATGGTCCCCCCACCCGGGGAAACCATGTCTGCCCGGCTTGTGGTCCTTGTGGTGATGTGACCCATCCGACATCGACGTCGCGGCGAACCCCTCCCAGTCAACGAGCCGATCCGGGCCGACACCGAGCCGACCGGGTCCATCACCACAGGAGCCTTCATGAAGCAGACCCGCCGCGTCGCCCTCACCGCCCTCGGCTGTGCCGCCGCGATCATCCCCCTCGCCGGCGGCTTCGCGCCCGCCACCGCCAACGCCGGCGACGCCGTCGCCCACCTGGAGCCGGTCGCGCTCAACGGCGTGCCGGGCTCCGGCACCGCGTTCGTGACCGTGCGCGGGACCCGGGTGGACGTGAGCATGCGGGCCGGCGGCCTGCTGGCCGACGCCCCGCACGCCGCGCACATCCACTTCGGCGCCGACGCGCGCCACGAGTGCCCGGCGGCCACGGACGACACCGATGGCAGCGGCACCCTGAACACCACCGAGGGTGGCCCCGCCTACGGCGCGGTGCGCGTCTCGCTGACCAAGACCGGCGACACCAGCCCGGCCAGCGCCCTGGCGATCGACCGCTTCGACACCGCCCCCGGCGGCGAGCTGGCTTACCAGCGCGGCAGCATCAAGGTGGACCAGGACGTCGCCAAGGCCATCACGGAGGGCTACGCCGTCATCGTGATCCACGGCGTCGACCACAACCACGACGGCAGCTACGACGGCGCCACCCCGAGCGACCTGAACCCCGCCCTGCCCACCGAGGCGACCGACCCGGCTCTCTGCGGCCGCATCGTGCCGCAGGGCTGAGCCGACCCGCCCAGCCTGCCTGGACCGCTCCCGACCTCAGGGTCGGGAGCGGTTCGCGCGTCCGTGGGTCGCTCGGTCGTCCGCAACGGCGGACCCGCTCACATCTCCTCGTGGGTCTCCGGGTCGCCGCCGAAGAGCCGTCCGTCCGGGCGGCCCAGCGCCGTGATGGCGGCCAGCTCCTCCCCGGTGAGCTCGAAGCCCGCGACGTCGAGGTTCTGCCGCTGGCGCTCCGGCGTGGACGACTTGGGGATCGGCAGGGAGCCCAGCTGCAGGTGCCAGCGCAGGACGACCTGGCCGGGGGTGACGCCGTGCCGCGCGGCGGCGTCGGCGACCGCGGGCTCGGCGAACGGCGCCTGCCGCTTGCCCATCGGGCTCCACGCCTCGGTCCGGATGCCGAGGCGCTCGTGCACTTCCCGCATCCCCGGCTGCGGGAAGTAGGGGTGCAGCTCGATCTGGTTGACCGCCGGCGTCACGCCGGTGTCGTCGATCACGCGCCGCAGGTGCTCCTCGGTGAAGTTGGATACCCCGATGGAGCGGACCAGTCCCCGCTCGCGCAGCGCGACCAGAGCGCGCCACGCCTCGACGTACTTGCCGACGCTCGGGTTCGGCCAGTGGATCAGGTGCAGGTCGAGGTAGTCGGTGCCGAGCCGCTCCAGCGACGCCTCGGTGCTGGCCACCGCGTCGTCGTAGCCGTGGTGGCGACCGGGGATCTTGCTGGTGATCAGCAGCTCCTCGCGCGGGACGCCGGAGCGCCGCACCGCCTCGCCGACCTCCGCCTCGTTGCCGTAGTTCACCGCGGTGTCGAGGAGCCGGTAGCCGGCCTCGATCGCGCCGGTGATGACGGCGATCCCGTCCGCACCGGTCAGCGGGTAGGTGCCGAAGCCGATCCCCGGGATCGTGGTGCCGTCGTTGAGGGTGTACGTCGCAGGCATGCCCCCACGCTAGCGAGCGGACGGGAGGGCCCGACGACGGCCCTTGTTGCCGAGACCGAAGGTGGCGAACAGCACCTTGGGGTTGTGCCAGTAGACGCCGACGGCCGTCGGCACCTTGCCCAGCTTCTTCTCGGTCATCCGCGTGACCAGCGCGCCCTTGACGCCGGTGAGGTCGGCGGCGGGGATGCGGGTGGTGTGCTCCATGTCTCCTCCTGTGTCGGTGGCTGCGCCGACCGTCCGGCAGGTCGGCATGCATGAAGACACCGGCCGACCAGCGGGTGTGACACCGAGCCGAAGACCGTGGCTGCACCCCGGCTCCTGCGCGAGCCCTTCCCCTCCGCGCCGGGTCAGAGAGTTGCGGAGAGGACGGCTGACGCTGCCGTCAGAGGCGCGCTGTCCAGGCCTTCGGTGAAGGTGTCATAGAGCTCTCGAAGCCGTTGTCTGGTCCGCTGTTCGAGCGGGCTTCCGGCGTCGATCGCGGCCAACCGGGTGAGCGCCTCCAGCTGCAGCATCCGGGCTCGCCGCCGGGCGGAGAGCTCGACCGCGTGCTCGACGATTCCGCGGACGGCGTCCACGGGCGGTGTGGGGCCGGCCAGCAGGATGTCGGCGCGGGCGAGGGCGACCTCGGCGGCCGCAGGGTGGTCGCGTCCGAGACCGGTCCGCGCTTCCTCGACCAGCACAGAAGCACGCTCGAGGTCGCCCGCCGTGGCGTGCGTGGTGGCCCGGATGACCAGGAGGGAGGGCCAGAAGATCGGCGGGGTCGCGAGCTGCTGGTACAGCCCGAAGCCCTGCTCCATCTCCGCCAGGCCGGCGTCCACGCTGCCCATGCCGACTCGTGCAGCTCCCTGGAGGACGAGGGCCAGAGCTCGCCAGATGGCGTAGCTGTGGGTCCTGGCGAGGCGCTTCGACTCCTCGGCGCGAGCCTCGACGGCCGGCAGGTCCGAGCGCCACAGATCCAGCAGGGCTGCATGGTGGAACGCGAAGGCCTGTGAGTACGGGTGGGCCAGCTCGTTGGCGAGGCGCAGCCCCTGCTCGGTGCTTCGTGAAGCCGAGTCCGGGAACCCGGCGGTCCAGCGCAAGAGCCCGGCAACGGCGTGGGCGACGACGCCCGGGCTCGGGCCCACCCGGAACGCGACGAAGTCCGAGCCAGCGGCCTCGAAGAAGGCGGCAGCCTTGTCGGTGTCCTCGATGGCGCTCGGCAGGTCCCGCAGCCAGGTGGTGCTCACACAGTTCGTCAGGTGCGCCTCCGCCAGGAGCGCGGGATCGCTGTCACGCTCAGCGATCGCCATCAGCTCGTGCGCCGTCGCGGCTCCCCGCTCGAAGTCCCCCCGCCACAGCTGGAGCGCCGCGAGGCTTCGCAGCGTCGGAAATCGCTGGGGAACCGCTGAGGCGGCTTCCAGCCGTCCCAGTGCCTCGACCAGCGCCTGCTCGGTATCCGGACCGAAGCCTCGGGTGACCAGCTGGGTCCTCGCCAGGTTCGCGCGCAGCGCGAGCTCGTCGCTGCGGCGTTGGTGGGACGAGGGCAGCTCGGTCAGCGCACTCAGCAGCTCCTCGCCCAGCGCGAGGACGCTCCGGTAGTCTCCCCGGGCCTCGTGATAGCCCCACAACGGCGCGATCAGCTCGTCGAGCCGGGCGACGTCGTGCCGCTCTGCGCAGCGCTGCCAGGCGGCGCGGAGGTTGTCGAGGTCCGCTGCGACGGCCGTCAACCAGGTCCTTCGATCGACGGAGGTGCGCTGTCGGTGCAGGTCGAGCGCCCGCTCGGCGTAGTGCGCGGCATGTGCGTCCTGCACCTGTTGCAGGAGCTCCGGGAACCGCCCGAGCCGTTCGGCGGCGTACTGGCGAATCGTGTGCAGCATGGTGAACCTCGGCCGCCGGTCGGCACCGGGCGAGGCCTGGACGAGGTTCTTGTCCAGCAGGGAGCTCAACGCCTCCATGACGTCGACACTGCGCATCCCCGGCACCTCGCGCAGTGTCTCGTTTACGTCGCCGAGCCGGGCGTCGGCGAACACGGAGAACAGCCAGAAGACCGTCCGCTCCTCCTCCGTCAGCAGCCCCTCGCTCCACTCGATCGCATCCCGCAACGTGCGCTGCCGGGACGGCCGGTCGCGAGCTCCGCCGGCGAGTAGGTCGAGTCGTCGGTCGAGGCCCGCGCGCAGCTCCGTCAGGGAGAGAAGCTTCACTCGGGCAGCCGCGAGCTCCAACGCCAGCGGCAGCCCGTCGAGGCGGTGGCAGATGGCGGCGAGGTCAGGGGCGTCGCCGGGCCCGGGCGTGAAGCCCGTACCGGTAGCGGAGGCACGCTCGATGAAGAGCCGGCCCGCCTCAGATGCGAGCACCTCCCCCAGCGACGGGTCCGACAAGTCGTCGGCAGGGAGGGACAGCACCGGCACCGGGTAGACGTGCTCGGCGCTGACCCGGAGCACCTCGCGACTCGTGACGAGGAGCTTCACGCGGGGGCACCGCTCGAGAAGCTCGACCAGCCCCGGCCCGGCCGTCGTGACCTGCTCGACGTTGTCGAGGACGAGCAGGACCTGCCGTTGCCTCAGCTCGTGCGTCAACCGCTCCAGGGGCGGACCGCCGGGGAGCTCGTCGACCTCCACGGCGCGAGCGATGGCGGCGAAGGCCTCTTCTGGTTGACGCTCCGCGCTCAGGTCGACGAAGAACACGCCGTCGCCGAACCACCCCGCCACAGCCCTCGCAGCCTCGATGGCGAGTCGGGTCTTGCCGGTTCCACCGGGGCCGGCCATGGTGACGAGTCGGACGGCGTCCTGGCTCAGCAGCGTCCTCAGCTGATCCAGCTCCACCTCGCGCCCGACGAAGGTGGAGGTCGGGGCGGGCAGGTTCACCACGGATGTGGGCGGTGCGGAGTTCGGCTGCACCTGCTCGAACCGTTCGGCCAGCAGCAGGGCGAGGTCGTCGAGCAGCAGCTCGCGCAGCTCGCGGGCGTCACCGAAGGGCTTGTACGACGGACCGTCCTCGCCCTGCAGTGTGCGCAGCATGTCCCCCAGCCGCGGGTCGAGGTCCGGCGCGGGCCGCCTCACGTAGATCAGCCGTGGCATCCGCGTCGCCAGCCGGAGCTCGTCCTCGAGCCCCGAGACGTCCATGTCGGGCGCCACCCAGCCATACCTCTGCCAGTAGATCCCGACGAAGATGTCCGACTGCGCCAGGTAGGAGCGGTACAGGCTCCGCGGCGGGTGCGGCCGAGCCCCCAGCTCGAACATGATGGGCGTCAGCCGCAGCTGCTCGATCGCAGTGCGGGCCGCCTTTCGTTCCTCGGCCAGCTCACCGAGGGTGGAGGAGACGAACACGCGGACACGCTGGTCCGGCGTCCGTATCGGGATCCGTACGGCCGCCTCCAGCGCGTCCCCAGTCTCCATCCTGGTTGGCATCGTAGAGCGCACCGAGGCGCCTGGGACGGCAACGCGGGAAGGGAGGTGACATGAGCGGTCTCGCGCACTTCACCCGTCCGGCACCGCCCCTCCCAGCGGGTGCCCAGGCGCTCAGCCGGGGTGTTCTGCGCTGCCCGAAGTGACCATGTACAGCGCCGTGGCGTGCGCGGATCGTAAAAGATCTGGAGCGGCCGGCCGCGGCCGCCCGGCTGGTGAGGCGATGCCAGGACACACCGCGAACCGGGGAGTGATCACATGCGTCGGCGCATCGTCACCATCGCAGCTGCCTCTGCCGGGACCGTCCTCCTCGCGACGGGTCCGGCCCTGGCCCACGAGTGCTACATCGCCAGCCGTTCCTGGCAAGGAAACCTGATGTCGGGTACGCACTCTCAGGCCTGGTACCAGGTTGACCTCAACGAGGAGTTCGCCAACGACCCGTCCCTGACTGAGGCCGACGCACAGTGCCTCCTCACGCAGCGGACGGCGAACGGGGTGCCGCTGGTGTTCACCATCCATGTCAAGGGCGCGGTGGGACAGGACGGAGTGTTGGCCGACAACAATCCCAACTCCTGGCTCATGGCCGACGGAAAGGGCGTCGACCACTTCTTCGACGTCTACGGCGAGGCCCTGGGGGCGTCCTTCGCGGCCTGCGGGCTGGAGTTCCAGCCGTAGCCGGACGTCCGTGTCAGCGTCCACGACGGACATGGCCACGGCCGCCGTCGTCGACCACAAACGGACGGACCACATGCGCCGCGGCAGCGCCTTCGTGGATACCTCGGCGACCGAGAGAAGCAAGGCACTTGCTCCCTTGTCTCCCCCCTGGTGGGTGTGGTTGCGTGACGAGACCGTCCCCGCCGTCCGGCGAGGTGCCGCAACGAGGTGGGATCCATGGACTCGACGTACGACTACGTGATCGTGGGAGCGGGATCGGCGGGCGCTGTTGTCGCCGCCCGGCTGAGCGAGGACCCGGAGGTCCGGGTGTGCCTGCTCGAGGCCGGCGGGCCGCCGCCGCCCGCGGAGCTCGTGCCCGCAGCGGTCGCGAGCCTGCAGAACGACCCCGCGACCGACTGGATGTTCAACGGCGACCCTGGTGGGGTCGGCAAGGGCCTGGTCGGCGGCCAGATGATGGTGCCCCGGGGAAAGATGCTCGGCGGCTCCTCCGGCCTCAACTACATGGCGTACGTGCGGGGGCACCCGGGCGACTTCGACTCGTGGGCCGCCGGCGGCGCAGACGGCTGGTCCTACGAGGAGGTCCTGCCCTACTTCCGCAAGGCCGAGGGATTCGTGAACAGCCCCGAGCTGCACGCCGACACCGACGTGCACGGGCACAACGGCCCCGTGGGCGTGTCGGTGCGCCAGCCGATCCTGCGTGCCGCGAGCCAGTTCGTCGAGGCGGCGGGCGCCGCGGGCATGAAGCAGGGTGACTACAACGGTCGCGGCCGTCTCAGGCCCGAGGGGGTGGCCTCGCTCTTCCAGACGACGACGAAGGACGGCAGGCGAAGCTCGACCTTCCACGCCTACCTCGAGCCGGCGATGGACCGGGAGAACCTGACCGTGGTCACCGGTGCGCTCGTCGAGAGGGTCTTGCTCGAGGCGGACGGTGAGGTGGTTCGCGCCACCGGGGTGGCCTACCGCACCGAGCACGACACCTCCGAGACGGTGGCCGCGGGCACCGAGGTGGTGTTGTGCGCGGGCGCCATCGGGTCGCCGCACCTGCTCCTGCTCTCCGGGGTCGGATCCCGCGAAGACCTCTCCGCCGCCGGGGTGGCCTGCGTCGTCAACCTCCCCGGGGTCGGGCGTCACCTCAAGGACCACCTGCACACACCCTTGATGTTTGCCGCAGACGGCATCGGCGAGACGATGACCGAGGTTGCGATGTCGCTCGGGCCGGACGCGTTGCGGGCCCCCGCTGGTCCGCTGCCGGCCGACCCAGCCGACGATGACGCCTTGCCCGAGCCGCTTGCCGCTGCCAAGGCCGAGGCGCAGCGCCGCATCGCCGAGTGGTTCACCACCGGCCGTGGCCTCGCCTCCTCCTCCCTCTACGACGCTGTCGCGTTCTTCTCGACCGGGCTGGGGGACGAGCACACCCACGACGGGCAGATCGGATTCCTCGCGACCGGCTACACGCCGCCGATCTGGGAAGCCGTCTTCCGGCTCCCGCCGTCTGCGTTCTTCGAGGACCCGGAGTCCTTCCTGGACCCGACGCGCGGCCAGGTGGTCGTGCTGCCCAATCCCGTACAACCCCACTCCGAGGGTTCTGTGACCCTGGCCAGCGCAGACCCGGCGGTCCCGCCGCGGATCGAGTTCAACTACTTCGACGATCCGCACGACGTGACGGTCATGGTCGCCGTCATGCGCAAGGCCCTCGAGGTCGCGAAGGCATGGCCCGGCGGCGGCCTGGGTGAGCCAGTCATTCCGCCGCACCTTGCGCAGGCACACGGCCACCTCCCCGGCGCCGCACCGAGCGACGCGCTGCTGGAGGACCTGGCCCGCCACTACGCGCTGACGGTCTACCACGAGACGTCGACCTGTCGGATCGGCGACGTCGTCGACCCGCGGCTGCGGGTCCACGGCATCAAGGCCCTGCGCGTGGCCGACGCGAGTGTGATGCCGAACGTCGTCAGCGGCAACACCAACGCTGCAGCCATCATGATCGGCGAGAAGGCAGCCGAGCTCATCGCCACGGACCATGGCGTCCACCTCCACGAGGTGGTCGGCTGAGGGCCTGGGCCAGTAGCCGGAGGGACGGCTCGGCACCGGATCCGTCCAGCAGGCGTCAGGCGCGCCCGTCGCAGGTCCGGCGGTAGGGCCGGTCGGGCAGGTAGCTCGACCACTCGTCCGGAGTCAGGCCCCGGCTGCTTTCCCGGGTCGAACCGCCAGCGCGGTCAGCACCACCCGAACGGGGAGCGCGGGTGGTCTTGCACCGGTTCACACCGCTTCCCCCGCACCGTCGGCGCGGTCCGGGCCAGCGAAACCGCTGGCGGGCAGGAGGGGCCGTGAGTACGTTCCGGTGCCATGGAGCTGTCGGCCTGCGTCACCGACGACGACTACGAGGCGTGGCGGAGGGTGCGGCTCGCGGTCGTCCCCGCTGAGCGCTGCGACACCGTGGCCGAGCTCCGCGCTCAGGACTCGCCGGAGCGGCTGTTCCTGCTGGCCCGCATGGGCGGGGAGGTCGTCGGCTCGGGCGTGGCCAGTCGCTCCGACAGCTCGGGCGGCGGCTTCGTCGCGCCGCGGGTGCTGCCCGACCACCGCCGCCGTGGCGTCGGGTCGGCCCTGCTGCGCGAGCTCGCCGCCCACGTCACCGCGCTCGGTCTCCCCAAGCTGCACGGCATGACCGAGGACCCGGGGTCGCTGGCGTTCGCCACCCGCTTCGGGTTCGAGGAGGTGGACCGGCAGGTCGAGCAGGTCCGGGCGATCGGCGACGAGCAGCCGCCGGGCCTCCCGCCGGAGGGAATCGAGGTCGTCACCCTCGACCAGCAGCCGCAGCTCTGGGCAGCCTGCTACGACACGTTCGGCACCCAGGTGCTCGCCGACTTCGCGCTCTACGAGCCGCTCGACATCAGCGCCGAGCAGTGGAGCTCGTCGTGGGCCGCCGACCCGATGTTCCTGGCCCTGCACGACGGCGAGGTGGTCGGCTGCGCCGGCGTGGACCGCGACACCGACCGTCCCGAGCGCGGCGAGAACGCGCTCACCGCCGTACGCCGTGACTGGCGCGGCCGGGGCGTAGCGGTGCACCTGAAGCGACGCACCCTGCGGTGGGCGGCGGAGAACGGACTGAGCGAGCTCTACACCTGGACGCAGGCGCGCAACACTCCGATGCTGACCCTCAACGAGCAGCTGGGGTACGTCGTCGGCTCGACCAGCGTCACCGTGGAGCGACCCCTGCCGCTCTGAGCGCGAGACAGGCCCCTGCCCCCTCGTTGCCGAGCCCAGGAGTGACGGGGTCAGAGCTCCTTGCGCATGTGGACGTCGTCGCGACCGCGCGTCGGGACCGCCTCCCACCGGAAGATCTCCTCATAGCCCAGGCGCTGGTAGAACGCCGGGGCCTGGAACGTGAACGACGTGACGAACACGTGCGTGCAGCGCCGGCGGCGAGCCTCCTCCTCGAAGGCCGTGACCAGCTCCGTCCCGATGCCGGTCCCGCGGTGCTTCTCGTCCACCCACGTCATCGCGATGCCGGCGGCCTGTCCCCAGGTCCAGCCCGAGGCGCCGGCGACCAGCTCGCCGTCCCGCTCGACCCGGACAGTGAGTTCCTCGGCGGCCGCCACGTCAGGCGTGGCGGCCTCGTTGAACCTGTCCAGCTCGTCGTTGAGCCGCTGGTCTAGCGCGGTATCGCCCTTGCCGATCGAGGTCTTCGCTCCTGACATGCGCAGGATGCTGTCACGGGCGGTACGGCGTACCGGTCACGAGCCGGTGCGCGCGGCGCCGCGCGCGAGGAGCGGCGTGAACCGCGTCTGGTCGTCGAAGTAGTCCCCTCGGGGGTGGGTTGATCTCGTTCGGCTGCCGCTTGAACGGGTCGGCCCCCCACCTGCGGCCGTGGTCGCGGAGGCGATCGAGGACCAGGTCGAACTCCTCCTCGCTCACGAGGAACGCGTAGTGCTGGCCGTGCATCTCGCCCTCGGTGTCCATGAAGTCGAGGCTCGCGCCGTTGTCGAGCCTCAGCTCGGCGAAGGGGCCGTACGCCGTCGCCTCGGGCAGCCCGAGCACCGCGGCGACGTCGCGCGCGGCGGCGGCGTCCGACCACCCGCTCGTGCCATTGCCGCACCGTCGCGACGCTGGACCGACGAGCCGTTCGCGCTCGACCTGTGGAGGTGGAGCACATGAAGCGCATCGTCGTCGCACTGGCCGTCCTGGCGCTGGCCAGCCTCGCCGCTCCGGCCACCGCCGAGTCCCCACACCGTGGACCCGGCCACCATGACGCCGACCCTGAACCCGGAGTTCGCGCCGAGGACGTGTGTGGTGGCCGGCACCGGGATCACCTGCGTTCTTCGGCGAGGAGCTCGGGGGGTCGTCGGGATCGTCCCCCTGACGGTCCGGCAGCGGACGAGTCGCGCACGCCCTGCAGGCGCGCCGGCGTCCCGG
The DNA window shown above is from Nocardioides mesophilus and carries:
- a CDS encoding carboxylate-amine ligase → MSVRKIGVEEEMLLVDPDTHRLTAVAHRAVRHHDGPEVEQELFLQQIETATPPAASAEELYAGIVAGRRAVGQAAEVAGARAVAMGVPVLVDPDEHVTPKPRYERIKDEYGELAGQALACAMHMHVDVTDDEEAVAVVDRVRPWLPVLLALSANSPFWRGQDTGHASWRSQIWTRWPTGGPSQPYGGAATYRETADRLVAWGAGLDTGMLYFDVRVAESYPTVEVRVADVCTEVDDAVLVALLARALVTTAAEDWRAGTPDGLAGSWRADLLKAAHWRAGRYGTPGPLVHPVELALAPTRAAVDALLEHVGDALEEAGDERTARQLFEQMLARGNGAVRRRSVLESSGSLTSVVQDLADRTEASWSPR
- a CDS encoding GMC family oxidoreductase, which gives rise to MDSTYDYVIVGAGSAGAVVAARLSEDPEVRVCLLEAGGPPPPAELVPAAVASLQNDPATDWMFNGDPGGVGKGLVGGQMMVPRGKMLGGSSGLNYMAYVRGHPGDFDSWAAGGADGWSYEEVLPYFRKAEGFVNSPELHADTDVHGHNGPVGVSVRQPILRAASQFVEAAGAAGMKQGDYNGRGRLRPEGVASLFQTTTKDGRRSSTFHAYLEPAMDRENLTVVTGALVERVLLEADGEVVRATGVAYRTEHDTSETVAAGTEVVLCAGAIGSPHLLLLSGVGSREDLSAAGVACVVNLPGVGRHLKDHLHTPLMFAADGIGETMTEVAMSLGPDALRAPAGPLPADPADDDALPEPLAAAKAEAQRRIAEWFTTGRGLASSSLYDAVAFFSTGLGDEHTHDGQIGFLATGYTPPIWEAVFRLPPSAFFEDPESFLDPTRGQVVVLPNPVQPHSEGSVTLASADPAVPPRIEFNYFDDPHDVTVMVAVMRKALEVAKAWPGGGLGEPVIPPHLAQAHGHLPGAAPSDALLEDLARHYALTVYHETSTCRIGDVVDPRLRVHGIKALRVADASVMPNVVSGNTNAAAIMIGEKAAELIATDHGVHLHEVVG
- a CDS encoding GNAT family N-acetyltransferase; protein product: MSGAKTSIGKGDTALDQRLNDELDRFNEAATPDVAAAEELTVRVERDGELVAGASGWTWGQAAGIAMTWVDEKHRGTGIGTELVTAFEEEARRRRCTHVFVTSFTFQAPAFYQRLGYEEIFRWEAVPTRGRDDVHMRKEL
- a CDS encoding DUF4062 domain-containing protein, with translation METGDALEAAVRIPIRTPDQRVRVFVSSTLGELAEERKAARTAIEQLRLTPIMFELGARPHPPRSLYRSYLAQSDIFVGIYWQRYGWVAPDMDVSGLEDELRLATRMPRLIYVRRPAPDLDPRLGDMLRTLQGEDGPSYKPFGDARELRELLLDDLALLLAERFEQVQPNSAPPTSVVNLPAPTSTFVGREVELDQLRTLLSQDAVRLVTMAGPGGTGKTRLAIEAARAVAGWFGDGVFFVDLSAERQPEEAFAAIARAVEVDELPGGPPLERLTHELRQRQVLLVLDNVEQVTTAGPGLVELLERCPRVKLLVTSREVLRVSAEHVYPVPVLSLPADDLSDPSLGEVLASEAGRLFIERASATGTGFTPGPGDAPDLAAICHRLDGLPLALELAAARVKLLSLTELRAGLDRRLDLLAGGARDRPSRQRTLRDAIEWSEGLLTEEERTVFWLFSVFADARLGDVNETLREVPGMRSVDVMEALSSLLDKNLVQASPGADRRPRFTMLHTIRQYAAERLGRFPELLQQVQDAHAAHYAERALDLHRQRTSVDRRTWLTAVAADLDNLRAAWQRCAERHDVARLDELIAPLWGYHEARGDYRSVLALGEELLSALTELPSSHQRRSDELALRANLARTQLVTRGFGPDTEQALVEALGRLEAASAVPQRFPTLRSLAALQLWRGDFERGAATAHELMAIAERDSDPALLAEAHLTNCVSTTWLRDLPSAIEDTDKAAAFFEAAGSDFVAFRVGPSPGVVAHAVAGLLRWTAGFPDSASRSTEQGLRLANELAHPYSQAFAFHHAALLDLWRSDLPAVEARAEESKRLARTHSYAIWRALALVLQGAARVGMGSVDAGLAEMEQGFGLYQQLATPPIFWPSLLVIRATTHATAGDLERASVLVEEARTGLGRDHPAAAEVALARADILLAGPTPPVDAVRGIVEHAVELSARRRARMLQLEALTRLAAIDAGSPLEQRTRQRLRELYDTFTEGLDSAPLTAASAVLSATL
- a CDS encoding aldo/keto reductase, translated to MPATYTLNDGTTIPGIGFGTYPLTGADGIAVITGAIEAGYRLLDTAVNYGNEAEVGEAVRRSGVPREELLITSKIPGRHHGYDDAVASTEASLERLGTDYLDLHLIHWPNPSVGKYVEAWRALVALRERGLVRSIGVSNFTEEHLRRVIDDTGVTPAVNQIELHPYFPQPGMREVHERLGIRTEAWSPMGKRQAPFAEPAVADAAARHGVTPGQVVLRWHLQLGSLPIPKSSTPERQRQNLDVAGFELTGEELAAITALGRPDGRLFGGDPETHEEM
- a CDS encoding GNAT family N-acetyltransferase → MELSACVTDDDYEAWRRVRLAVVPAERCDTVAELRAQDSPERLFLLARMGGEVVGSGVASRSDSSGGGFVAPRVLPDHRRRGVGSALLRELAAHVTALGLPKLHGMTEDPGSLAFATRFGFEEVDRQVEQVRAIGDEQPPGLPPEGIEVVTLDQQPQLWAACYDTFGTQVLADFALYEPLDISAEQWSSSWAADPMFLALHDGEVVGCAGVDRDTDRPERGENALTAVRRDWRGRGVAVHLKRRTLRWAAENGLSELYTWTQARNTPMLTLNEQLGYVVGSTSVTVERPLPL